The following coding sequences are from one Primulina eburnea isolate SZY01 chromosome 15, ASM2296580v1, whole genome shotgun sequence window:
- the LOC140814915 gene encoding calmodulin-binding protein 60 B-like isoform X2, protein MAMKRKLVDRGEEESQLPIGEYQGRRFGLSRAASSILRGTNSTTSLQDFMPRFEPILRKWVQEAVDKAFNPYLRSCGNEIQCSETAAYKLQFHSDLPHTLFTNSRVASDGGGPIKIVLYDSCSKSVVRSGSLSSIKVNIVVLDGDFGPDDREDWEKKDFDRKVLQSREGKRPLVTGDLVVPLKDGVGYVGDISFTDNSRWIRSGKFRLGVTVHASAGEIRVREGITNGFKVKDHRGESYQKHYPPSLEDEVWRLEKIAKDGVSHNRLAQFGLLSVQDFLRAYVTDMPSLRAALSNISNKTWDTIIRHATTCRSDNKLYLYRTVCGTSLLFDSVYRAVGVSSDGQTFHSLDSNDGRQMRLVEDLKQHALKNLNDWIQVDDPSVVGYPMLTSWGAGNLNDPSIIDFQGRNFQAELEQLLMPINHNHPTVSPAFNCEIEQDYSSFVNPFVESSSQMQVNPTTSDFIGEFYTLVSEPQLSTEDPPTDDNYQEWETPNELVQDSDSRKVADTG, encoded by the exons ATGGCGATGAAAAGGAAACTCGTGGATAGGGGAGAAGAAGAATCTCAGCTTCCGATTGGTGAATATCAAGGCCGTCGATTTGGTTTGAGCCGGGCCGCTTCGAG CATACTCAGAGGGACAAATAGTACAACGAGTCTGCAAGATTTTATGCCAAGATTTGAACCCATCCTTAGGAAATGG GTGCAAGAGGCCGTGGACAAGGCATTCAACCCATATTTGAG GTCCTGTGGCAATGAAATCCAGTGCTCCGAAACAGCAGCTTACAAGCTTCAATTTCACAGTGATCTACCGCACACCTTGTTCACCAACAGTAGGGTTGCATCCGACGGCGGCGGCCCGATCAAGATTGTGTTGTACGATTCTTGTTCCAAGTCCGTTGTTAGATCTGGTTCTCTATCTTCCATCAAAGTGAATATAGTCGTGCTTGATGGTGACTTTGGTCCCGATGATCGCGAAGATTGGGAAAAGAAGGATTTTGATCGGAAAGTTCTTCAGAGCAGGGAAGGGAAGAGGCCATTGGTGACTGGGGATTTGGTGGTTCCCTTGAAGGATGGAGTGGGCTATGTCGGTGATATCAGCTTCACTGATAATTCAAGATGGATAAGAAGTGGGAAATTTCGGTTGGGAGTGACTGTTCATGCCAGTGCCGGTGAAATTAGGGTTAGAGAAGGAATTACTAATGGTTTCAAAGTTAAAGATCATCGTGGCGAGT CATACCAGAAGCACTACCCCCCATCCTTGGAAGATGAAGTATGGCGGTTGGAGAAGATTGCCAAAGATGGCGTCTCCCATAATAGACTGGCTCAGTTTGGTTTATTGTCAGTTCAAGATTTCTTGAGAGCGTATGTCACAGACATGCCCTCACTACGTGCT GCACTTAGTAACATTTCGAACAAGACATGGGATACAATTATACGGCATGCTACGACGTGTAGATCAGACAACAAGCTATATCTGTACAGGACTGTATGTGGTACCAGCCTGTTGTTTGACTCCGTCTACAGGGCTGTTGGTGTGAGTTCTGATGGACAAACTTTCCATTCTTTGGATTCCAACGATGGACGTCAAATG AGGCTGGTGGAAGATCTGAAGCAGCATGCTTTAAAAAACTTAAACGACTGGATTCAAGTAGATGATCCGTCTGTAGTTGGCTACCCGATGCTGACTAGTTGGGGAGCTGGGAATTTGAATGATCCTAGCATAATAGATTTTCAGGGCAGAAACTTCCAAGCTGAACTGG AGCAACTACTGATGCCCATAAATCATAATCATCCAACGGTATCTCCTGCATTCAATTGTGAAATAGAACAAGACTATAGTTCGTTTGTGAATCCTTTTGTTGAGAGTTCAAGTCAAATGCAAGTGAACCCGACAACTAGTGATTTTATTGGGGAATTCTACACATTGGTCTCAGAGCCGCAACTTTCAACTGAGGATCCACCAACTGATGATAATTATCAG GAATGGGAAACCCCAAACGAGCTGGTGCAAGATTCTGACAGTCGTAAAGTGGCGGATACTGGTTAA
- the LOC140814915 gene encoding calmodulin-binding protein 60 B-like isoform X1: MAMKRKLVDRGEEESQLPIGEYQGRRFGLSRAASSILRGTNSTTSLQDFMPRFEPILRKWVQEAVDKAFNPYLRSCGNEIQCSETAAYKLQFHSDLPHTLFTNSRVASDGGGPIKIVLYDSCSKSVVRSGSLSSIKVNIVVLDGDFGPDDREDWEKKDFDRKVLQSREGKRPLVTGDLVVPLKDGVGYVGDISFTDNSRWIRSGKFRLGVTVHASAGEIRVREGITNGFKVKDHRGESYQKHYPPSLEDEVWRLEKIAKDGVSHNRLAQFGLLSVQDFLRAYVTDMPSLRAALSNISNKTWDTIIRHATTCRSDNKLYLYRTVCGTSLLFDSVYRAVGVSSDGQTFHSLDSNDGRQMRLVEDLKQHALKNLNDWIQVDDPSVVGYPMLTSWGAGNLNDPSIIDFQGRNFQAELEQLLMPINHNHPTVSPAFNCEIEQDYSSFVNPFVESSSQMQVNPTTSDFIGEFYTLVSEPQLSTEDPPTDDNYQVDLSAWHENGLLLDSNNHQIISSNSRILVARNGKPQTSWCKILTVVKWRILVKRSAAAKKWEQYFYNCIWM; this comes from the exons ATGGCGATGAAAAGGAAACTCGTGGATAGGGGAGAAGAAGAATCTCAGCTTCCGATTGGTGAATATCAAGGCCGTCGATTTGGTTTGAGCCGGGCCGCTTCGAG CATACTCAGAGGGACAAATAGTACAACGAGTCTGCAAGATTTTATGCCAAGATTTGAACCCATCCTTAGGAAATGG GTGCAAGAGGCCGTGGACAAGGCATTCAACCCATATTTGAG GTCCTGTGGCAATGAAATCCAGTGCTCCGAAACAGCAGCTTACAAGCTTCAATTTCACAGTGATCTACCGCACACCTTGTTCACCAACAGTAGGGTTGCATCCGACGGCGGCGGCCCGATCAAGATTGTGTTGTACGATTCTTGTTCCAAGTCCGTTGTTAGATCTGGTTCTCTATCTTCCATCAAAGTGAATATAGTCGTGCTTGATGGTGACTTTGGTCCCGATGATCGCGAAGATTGGGAAAAGAAGGATTTTGATCGGAAAGTTCTTCAGAGCAGGGAAGGGAAGAGGCCATTGGTGACTGGGGATTTGGTGGTTCCCTTGAAGGATGGAGTGGGCTATGTCGGTGATATCAGCTTCACTGATAATTCAAGATGGATAAGAAGTGGGAAATTTCGGTTGGGAGTGACTGTTCATGCCAGTGCCGGTGAAATTAGGGTTAGAGAAGGAATTACTAATGGTTTCAAAGTTAAAGATCATCGTGGCGAGT CATACCAGAAGCACTACCCCCCATCCTTGGAAGATGAAGTATGGCGGTTGGAGAAGATTGCCAAAGATGGCGTCTCCCATAATAGACTGGCTCAGTTTGGTTTATTGTCAGTTCAAGATTTCTTGAGAGCGTATGTCACAGACATGCCCTCACTACGTGCT GCACTTAGTAACATTTCGAACAAGACATGGGATACAATTATACGGCATGCTACGACGTGTAGATCAGACAACAAGCTATATCTGTACAGGACTGTATGTGGTACCAGCCTGTTGTTTGACTCCGTCTACAGGGCTGTTGGTGTGAGTTCTGATGGACAAACTTTCCATTCTTTGGATTCCAACGATGGACGTCAAATG AGGCTGGTGGAAGATCTGAAGCAGCATGCTTTAAAAAACTTAAACGACTGGATTCAAGTAGATGATCCGTCTGTAGTTGGCTACCCGATGCTGACTAGTTGGGGAGCTGGGAATTTGAATGATCCTAGCATAATAGATTTTCAGGGCAGAAACTTCCAAGCTGAACTGG AGCAACTACTGATGCCCATAAATCATAATCATCCAACGGTATCTCCTGCATTCAATTGTGAAATAGAACAAGACTATAGTTCGTTTGTGAATCCTTTTGTTGAGAGTTCAAGTCAAATGCAAGTGAACCCGACAACTAGTGATTTTATTGGGGAATTCTACACATTGGTCTCAGAGCCGCAACTTTCAACTGAGGATCCACCAACTGATGATAATTATCAGGTTGACTTATCAGCATGGCATGAGAATGGATTGCTTCTTGATTCAAACAATCACCAAATAATTTCTTCTAATTCTCGAATCCTTGTCGCCAGGAATGGGAAACCCCAAACGAGCTGGTGCAAGATTCTGACAGTCGTAAAGTGGCGGATACTGGTTAAACGTAGTGCAGCTGCTAAAAAATGGGAACAGTACTTTTACAACTGTATATGGATGTAA